In Gossypium arboreum isolate Shixiya-1 chromosome 5, ASM2569848v2, whole genome shotgun sequence, a single genomic region encodes these proteins:
- the LOC108452268 gene encoding dof zinc finger protein DOF1.5-like — MVMASHEGQGIKLFGATITLHAGRQVKEEHKEDDHSKADKRTDKIIPCPRCKSMETKFCYFNNYNVNQPRHFCKGCQRYWTAGGALRNVPVGAGRRKAKPVPGRGLAGFQEGCLFDGSSGVHVHQFELEGMVLDEWHLAAANGGFRQVFPMKRRRISCPGDHGDSCGLSVDQNQPTSEESMIQFH; from the exons ATGGTCATGGCTAGCCATGAAGGCCAAGGGATCAAGCTATTTGGGGCAACAATTACGTTGCATGCAGGAAGACAAGTGAAAGAAGAACACAAAGAAGACGACCATTCAAAAGCCGACAAGAGGACTGACAAGATCATACCTTGCCCTAGATGTAAGAGCATGGAGACCAAATTTTGTTACTTCAATAACTACAACGTGAATCAGCCCAGGCATTTCTGTAAAGGTTGCCAGAGGTACTGGACTGCAGGTGGTGCCCTTCGGAACGTTCCGGTAGGGGCTGGTCGCCGGAAAGCGAAACCAGTACCGGGTCGTGGTCTTGCTGGGTTTCAGGAGGGGTGCTTGTTTGACGGCTCTAGTGGGGTGCACGTGCACCAGTTTGAGTTGGAGGGGATGGTGTTGGACGAGTGGCACTTGGCGGCAGCGAATGGTGGTTTCCGGCAAGTTTTCCCAATGAAGCGGAGGCGAATAAGCTGCCCTGGAG ATCATGGGGACTCATGTGGCCTCTCGGTAGACCAAAATCAACCCACTAGTGAGGAGTCCATGATCCAATTCCATTAA
- the LOC108452616 gene encoding protein AGENET DOMAIN (AGD)-CONTAINING P1-like, producing MAFKLNDLVEICKKEEGFSGVYYTAILLAAVGRKRYLVRYENRFNEDGSRFLTEAVDSDEIRPSPPQPSGYNFAVAERVEAFVDFAWRVGTVIRKVDPNYYVKLDCNGKEHHCSFFKVRRHLEWQNGTWLSPATGSESSQENRSARGDQPEDPGN from the exons ATGGCTTTCAAACTAAATGACCTGGTGGAGATATGCAAGAAGGAAGAGGGGTTCTCTGGCGTCTATTACACAGCCATTCTTCTAGCCGCGGTAGGAAGAAAGAGATACTTGGTACGGTATGAGAATCGTTTCAACGAGGACGGATCAAGGTTCCTCACTGAAGCTGTTGACTCCGATGAAATCAGGCCTTCTCCCCCACAACCTTCTGGCTACAATTTCGCCGTGGCTGAAAGGGTTGAAGCCTTCGTCGACTTTGCTTGGAGGGTTGGAACTGTCATTAGAAAAGTTGACCCCAACTACTATGTCAAGTTGGATTGCAATGGCAAGGAACATCACTGTTCTTTCTTTAAAGTTAGGCGTCATCTTGAATGGCAAAATGGGACTTGGCTCTCTCCTGCAACTGG GTCCGAAAGCAGCCAAGAAAACAGATCTGCGCGAGGGGATCAACCTGAAGATCCTGGCAACTAA
- the LOC108453238 gene encoding protein SCAR3-like isoform X2 produces the protein MDSYEVCRDPPHLHLLDKFDAGGPGSCLQRYSDPTFFKRASGSSIEEDIEKVPTDKRTRKSKKRRSSHRNGKLSRGASLSSCSGRMQFTSVLANGRASSQNASTVDMALKSDIGQHSSSFDSRTGSGYIECAFNLGSSMLEELEPKEFSSKLMQETNTLGSNFPVDQTRVLDDNFSHSSSQEQIVPSSSCVTWDEKAEIVESKAGNRDIYEVPEMNFDVDVQEIGIANARNGDQVHIPFNDVDAPQASIIENQNDEIESEPDNYMDALNTIESESENDIECHRKQEVEQCSENDIECQGELGLERSEDANNVSNENREDEEVVMDDNVDSNSSIIEPSASSNIISSNGMSGSSSDPVASENIPCEQVPQISGKSSDPDRTSNTGLCISEEICNGSQAEFVISDPSPSSGSTVSDMHDPASDRIMNSVNDSQNSQTESSSVHSVGFWTNGGLLGLQPSKPPDFAVSTVGQGSAATTSEVFGPPNQILMSLQDGLKGNAGTVVENANLDANLGRPVNSHFNDNLDNLNGVGSILNTSLPHGNKNPVNPNIKATSIESDEEDDDKSSRMFGLGHKLLVNGFRRKVSIGNDDDSEPATSTKTGVLEPRNEQQCISYQKIPQTTVNEQIGNGSPINSLTSSPPLEHMKISFNPLDGFGTSKLKLQFPDGNHYHENIRDMFPSFQLVPVPAISAHGVASDSDDDTFCRSSPYMSDYCLSHCSESNSEQWESGEAPESNDPALYDALSRLSSMESVSSCLQVGGAANNGICVNGGNKKHIAPGSSAAEPSLSMPLDLPGFDVINPVLHDETKSNSDQKNQVKLQNATQLKPLPPPPPPAQWRVSKPCFNEAEERQHALSESLRHELDLKLLSSFVSQKPEPPLVNQQEINDKANALKPEKKVDEEKNNGQEGVSLLSGGGGMDEKEDFLHQIRTKSFNLRPTATARPTVISGPTANVQVTAILQKANAIRQAVGSDDDDNWSDN, from the exons ATGGATTCCTATGAAGTTTGTCGCGACCCTCCACATCTACACTTGCTTGACAA ATTTGATGCTGGTGGCCCAGGATCTTGTTTACAGAGATATTCTGATCCGACCTTCTTTAAGCGAGCTTCAGGTAGCTCCATTGAAGAAGATATTGAGAAAGTCCCAACAGATAAGAGGACTCGTAAAAGCAAG AAAAGAAGATCGTCCCACAGAAATGGCAAACTATCACGTGGTGCATCATTATCAAGTTGCAGTGGCAG AATGCAGTTTACTTCTGTACTTGCTAATGGGCGAGCTTCCTCTCAAAATGCATCCACAGTTGATATGGCACTGAAATCTGATATAGGACAACATTCAAGTTCTTTTGATTCAAGAACTGGGTCTGGATATATTGAATGTGCTTTCAATCTTGGTTCATCCATGCTAGAGGAATTGGAACCCAAGGAATTTTCCTCTAAGCTGATGCAAGAAACAAATACCCTTGGTTCCAATTTTCCCGTTGATCAAACTCGGGTTCTAGATGATAATTTTTCACATAGTTCATCACAAGAGCAGATTGTCCCTAGTTCATCTTGTGTAACATGGGATGAAAAGGCAGAAATAGTGGAGTCCAAAGCAGGAAATCGGGATATATATGAAGTTCCAGAGATGAACTTTGATGTAGATGTGCAGGAAATTGGAATTGCCAATGCCAGAAATGGTGACCAAGTGCATATCCCCTTTAATGATGTGGATGCTCCCCAAGCAAGCATTATTGAGAAccaaaatgatgaaattgaaagtgAACCAGACAATTACATGGATGCACTGAACACAATAGAGTCAGAATCTGAAAATGATATTGAGTGCCATAGAAAACAAGAAGTGGAACAGTGTTCTGAAAATGATATCGAGTGTCAAGGAGAACTGGGACTGGAACGGAGTGAAGATGCTAACAACGTTAGTAATGAGAATAGAGAAGATGAAGAGGTTGTTATGGATGATAACGTGGACAGTAATTCATCTATAATTGAACCGTCTGCCTCATCCAATATTATTTCAAGCAATGGGATGTCTGGGAGTTCATCTGATCCAGTAGCCTCTGAGAATATTCCCTGTGAACAGGTGCCTCAAATCTCAGGCAAATCTTCTGACCCTGATCGTACATCAAATACCGGTTTATGCATAAGTGAGGAAATCTGTAATGGCTCGCAAGCGGAATTTGTCATCAGTGATCCATCACCATCCTCTGGCTCCACAGTTTCTGATATGCATGATCCAGCCAGTGATAGGATCATGAACAGTGTTAATGACTCTCAAAACTCCCAGACTGAATCTTCTTCTGTGCATTCAGTTGGGTTCTGGACAAATGGTGGCCTTTTGGGACTTCAGCCATCAAAACCTCCTGATTTTGCTGTATCAACTGTAGGTCAGGGTTCTGCAGCTACAACTAGTGAAGTATTTGGTCCTCCAAATCAAATACTTATGTCTTTGCAAGATGGACTCAAAGGAAATGCAGGCACTGTGGTTGAGAATGCTAATTTAGATGCAAACCTTGGAAGACCTGTTAATTCTCATTTTAATGATAATCTTGATAATTTAAATGGTGTTGGCTCTATCCTAAATACCTCATTGCCACATGGAAACAAGAACCCAGTCAATCCTAACATCAAAGCTACATCTATTGAATCTGATGAGGAGGATGATGACAAGTCATCAAGGATGTTTGGACTTGGCCATAAATTACTTGTAAATGGTTTTCGCAGAAAGGTGTCAATTGGCAATGATGATGATTCTGAACCAGCCACTTCTACGAAAACTGGGGTATTGGAGCCTAGGAATGAGCAGCAGTGCATATCGTATCAGAAAATTCCTCAGACAACCGTTAATGAACAGATCGGAAATGGATCTCCCATAAATTCACTTACTTCTTCTCCACCACTTGAACATATGAAAATATCCTTCAACCCTTTAGATGGATTTGGGACTTCCAAACTCAAATTGCAATTTCCTGATGGGAATCATTATCATGAAAACATTAGAGACATGTTTCCTTCATTTCAGTTGGTCCCAGTGCCTGCTATTTCAGCGCATGGTGTTGCTTCAGACTCTGATGATGATACTTTCTGCAGATCATCCCCTTATATGTCCGATTACTGCCTTAGTCATTGCTCTGAGTCAAATTCTGAGCAGTGGGAATCTGGTGAAGCACCTGAAAGCAATGATCCTGCGCTGTATGATGCATTAAGCAGATTGTCATCAATGGAATCTGTTTCAAGCTGTTTACAAGTTGGGGGAGCAGCCAATAATGGCATCTGTGTTAATGGGGGAAATAAAAAACATATAGCACCGGGGTCTAGTGCAGCAGAACCATCTCTATCTATGCCACTCGATCTCCCAGGTTTTGATGTCATTAACCCTGTACTGCATGATGAAACAAAAAGTAATTCTGATCAAAAGAATCAGGTAAAATTGCAAAATGCAACGCAGCTCAAACCATTGCCTCCACCTCCCCCCCCTGCACAATGGCGGGTTTCAAAACCTTGCTTCAACGAGGCAGAAGAAAGACAACATGCTTTATCAGAGTCACTGAGACATGAGCTTGATCTGAAACTTCTTAGTTCTTTTGTCTCTCAGAAGCCTGAGCCACCTTTAGTTAATCAACAGGAAATAAATGATAAGGCAAATGCATTGAAACCAGAGAAGAAG GTGGACGAAGAGAAAAATAATGGACAGGAAGGGGTAAGCCTGCTCAGTGGTGGCGGAGGGATGGATGAAAAGGAAGATTTCTTGCATCAGATCAGAACTAAA TCTTTCAACCTAAGACCCACAGCCACTGCAAGACCAACTGTTATTTCTGGTCCCACTGCAAATGTCCAGGTCACTGCAATTTTGCAGAAAGCAAATGCAATTCGCCAG GCTGTTGGGAGTGATGACGATGATAACTGGAGTGATAATTAA
- the LOC108453238 gene encoding protein SCAR3-like isoform X1 translates to MPLVRAQVRNEYGLGQPELYKEVNREDPKAVLDSIAVAGLVGVLRQLGDLAEFAAEVFHGLQEQVMSTASRSHKLTIRVQRIEAALPPLEKAVLAQTSHIHFAYTAGSEWHPRIRNEKNLFIYNDLPRFIMDSYEVCRDPPHLHLLDKFDAGGPGSCLQRYSDPTFFKRASGSSIEEDIEKVPTDKRTRKSKKRRSSHRNGKLSRGASLSSCSGRMQFTSVLANGRASSQNASTVDMALKSDIGQHSSSFDSRTGSGYIECAFNLGSSMLEELEPKEFSSKLMQETNTLGSNFPVDQTRVLDDNFSHSSSQEQIVPSSSCVTWDEKAEIVESKAGNRDIYEVPEMNFDVDVQEIGIANARNGDQVHIPFNDVDAPQASIIENQNDEIESEPDNYMDALNTIESESENDIECHRKQEVEQCSENDIECQGELGLERSEDANNVSNENREDEEVVMDDNVDSNSSIIEPSASSNIISSNGMSGSSSDPVASENIPCEQVPQISGKSSDPDRTSNTGLCISEEICNGSQAEFVISDPSPSSGSTVSDMHDPASDRIMNSVNDSQNSQTESSSVHSVGFWTNGGLLGLQPSKPPDFAVSTVGQGSAATTSEVFGPPNQILMSLQDGLKGNAGTVVENANLDANLGRPVNSHFNDNLDNLNGVGSILNTSLPHGNKNPVNPNIKATSIESDEEDDDKSSRMFGLGHKLLVNGFRRKVSIGNDDDSEPATSTKTGVLEPRNEQQCISYQKIPQTTVNEQIGNGSPINSLTSSPPLEHMKISFNPLDGFGTSKLKLQFPDGNHYHENIRDMFPSFQLVPVPAISAHGVASDSDDDTFCRSSPYMSDYCLSHCSESNSEQWESGEAPESNDPALYDALSRLSSMESVSSCLQVGGAANNGICVNGGNKKHIAPGSSAAEPSLSMPLDLPGFDVINPVLHDETKSNSDQKNQVKLQNATQLKPLPPPPPPAQWRVSKPCFNEAEERQHALSESLRHELDLKLLSSFVSQKPEPPLVNQQEINDKANALKPEKKVDEEKNNGQEGVSLLSGGGGMDEKEDFLHQIRTKSFNLRPTATARPTVISGPTANVQVTAILQKANAIRQAVGSDDDDNWSDN, encoded by the exons ATGCCTCTGGTTAGAGCTCAGGTGAGGAATGAGTACGGGCTTGGTCAACCGGAGCTTTACAAGGAAGTCAATAGAGAAGATCCAAAAGCTGTTCTCGACAGCATCGCCGTCGCCGGCCTCGTTGGGGTCTTGCGCCAGTTAGGCGATCTTGCTGA ATTTGCAGCAGAGGTTTTTCATGGATTACAAGAGCAAGTAATGAGCACAGCTTCTAGGAGTCATAAATTGACGATTCGTGTGCAACGGATCGAAGCTGCGCTTCCGCCTCTTGAGAAGGCTGTTCTTGCCCAGACTAGTCATATTCACTTTGCTTATACAGCTG GTTCTGAATGGCACCCTCGGATTCGGAATGAGAAAAATCTTTTCATCTACAATGACTTGCCACGATTTATTATGGATTCCTATGAAGTTTGTCGCGACCCTCCACATCTACACTTGCTTGACAA ATTTGATGCTGGTGGCCCAGGATCTTGTTTACAGAGATATTCTGATCCGACCTTCTTTAAGCGAGCTTCAGGTAGCTCCATTGAAGAAGATATTGAGAAAGTCCCAACAGATAAGAGGACTCGTAAAAGCAAG AAAAGAAGATCGTCCCACAGAAATGGCAAACTATCACGTGGTGCATCATTATCAAGTTGCAGTGGCAG AATGCAGTTTACTTCTGTACTTGCTAATGGGCGAGCTTCCTCTCAAAATGCATCCACAGTTGATATGGCACTGAAATCTGATATAGGACAACATTCAAGTTCTTTTGATTCAAGAACTGGGTCTGGATATATTGAATGTGCTTTCAATCTTGGTTCATCCATGCTAGAGGAATTGGAACCCAAGGAATTTTCCTCTAAGCTGATGCAAGAAACAAATACCCTTGGTTCCAATTTTCCCGTTGATCAAACTCGGGTTCTAGATGATAATTTTTCACATAGTTCATCACAAGAGCAGATTGTCCCTAGTTCATCTTGTGTAACATGGGATGAAAAGGCAGAAATAGTGGAGTCCAAAGCAGGAAATCGGGATATATATGAAGTTCCAGAGATGAACTTTGATGTAGATGTGCAGGAAATTGGAATTGCCAATGCCAGAAATGGTGACCAAGTGCATATCCCCTTTAATGATGTGGATGCTCCCCAAGCAAGCATTATTGAGAAccaaaatgatgaaattgaaagtgAACCAGACAATTACATGGATGCACTGAACACAATAGAGTCAGAATCTGAAAATGATATTGAGTGCCATAGAAAACAAGAAGTGGAACAGTGTTCTGAAAATGATATCGAGTGTCAAGGAGAACTGGGACTGGAACGGAGTGAAGATGCTAACAACGTTAGTAATGAGAATAGAGAAGATGAAGAGGTTGTTATGGATGATAACGTGGACAGTAATTCATCTATAATTGAACCGTCTGCCTCATCCAATATTATTTCAAGCAATGGGATGTCTGGGAGTTCATCTGATCCAGTAGCCTCTGAGAATATTCCCTGTGAACAGGTGCCTCAAATCTCAGGCAAATCTTCTGACCCTGATCGTACATCAAATACCGGTTTATGCATAAGTGAGGAAATCTGTAATGGCTCGCAAGCGGAATTTGTCATCAGTGATCCATCACCATCCTCTGGCTCCACAGTTTCTGATATGCATGATCCAGCCAGTGATAGGATCATGAACAGTGTTAATGACTCTCAAAACTCCCAGACTGAATCTTCTTCTGTGCATTCAGTTGGGTTCTGGACAAATGGTGGCCTTTTGGGACTTCAGCCATCAAAACCTCCTGATTTTGCTGTATCAACTGTAGGTCAGGGTTCTGCAGCTACAACTAGTGAAGTATTTGGTCCTCCAAATCAAATACTTATGTCTTTGCAAGATGGACTCAAAGGAAATGCAGGCACTGTGGTTGAGAATGCTAATTTAGATGCAAACCTTGGAAGACCTGTTAATTCTCATTTTAATGATAATCTTGATAATTTAAATGGTGTTGGCTCTATCCTAAATACCTCATTGCCACATGGAAACAAGAACCCAGTCAATCCTAACATCAAAGCTACATCTATTGAATCTGATGAGGAGGATGATGACAAGTCATCAAGGATGTTTGGACTTGGCCATAAATTACTTGTAAATGGTTTTCGCAGAAAGGTGTCAATTGGCAATGATGATGATTCTGAACCAGCCACTTCTACGAAAACTGGGGTATTGGAGCCTAGGAATGAGCAGCAGTGCATATCGTATCAGAAAATTCCTCAGACAACCGTTAATGAACAGATCGGAAATGGATCTCCCATAAATTCACTTACTTCTTCTCCACCACTTGAACATATGAAAATATCCTTCAACCCTTTAGATGGATTTGGGACTTCCAAACTCAAATTGCAATTTCCTGATGGGAATCATTATCATGAAAACATTAGAGACATGTTTCCTTCATTTCAGTTGGTCCCAGTGCCTGCTATTTCAGCGCATGGTGTTGCTTCAGACTCTGATGATGATACTTTCTGCAGATCATCCCCTTATATGTCCGATTACTGCCTTAGTCATTGCTCTGAGTCAAATTCTGAGCAGTGGGAATCTGGTGAAGCACCTGAAAGCAATGATCCTGCGCTGTATGATGCATTAAGCAGATTGTCATCAATGGAATCTGTTTCAAGCTGTTTACAAGTTGGGGGAGCAGCCAATAATGGCATCTGTGTTAATGGGGGAAATAAAAAACATATAGCACCGGGGTCTAGTGCAGCAGAACCATCTCTATCTATGCCACTCGATCTCCCAGGTTTTGATGTCATTAACCCTGTACTGCATGATGAAACAAAAAGTAATTCTGATCAAAAGAATCAGGTAAAATTGCAAAATGCAACGCAGCTCAAACCATTGCCTCCACCTCCCCCCCCTGCACAATGGCGGGTTTCAAAACCTTGCTTCAACGAGGCAGAAGAAAGACAACATGCTTTATCAGAGTCACTGAGACATGAGCTTGATCTGAAACTTCTTAGTTCTTTTGTCTCTCAGAAGCCTGAGCCACCTTTAGTTAATCAACAGGAAATAAATGATAAGGCAAATGCATTGAAACCAGAGAAGAAG GTGGACGAAGAGAAAAATAATGGACAGGAAGGGGTAAGCCTGCTCAGTGGTGGCGGAGGGATGGATGAAAAGGAAGATTTCTTGCATCAGATCAGAACTAAA TCTTTCAACCTAAGACCCACAGCCACTGCAAGACCAACTGTTATTTCTGGTCCCACTGCAAATGTCCAGGTCACTGCAATTTTGCAGAAAGCAAATGCAATTCGCCAG GCTGTTGGGAGTGATGACGATGATAACTGGAGTGATAATTAA